A single genomic interval of Aegicerativicinus sediminis harbors:
- a CDS encoding T9SS type A sorting domain-containing protein: protein MKKITLTFLLSIICLMGFGQTFDFNGTDDGWTETVGCAISATSTALSIDLTGDATNPNFGTLTAGIDGSVNKFVGINVLNSNPNGPTFMRVSYPKSTSGRVYINMEITAGDEDYKTYWFDLANAEWGDATEDDIKIHFKATGNSNYTVPAEGVSILFNQISFVDAIPRQEKLVYEFDTGDDFEGWDNLVDASATVQGGSLIISPTGGAIAKVTNTVNAVNADGNNYMYIFYKNLSPSNNQLRIQFRSSIDGYTAYTGTNVTINQSMSEFEALSINLETAKPTEWSGTTQDFQIAIRNTNNGGNVASADGDLEIDRIVFSNDATLSSKDLQLSYIQFYPNPAKERLFIKTEDALEAVDIFDVTGKNVLTSNHFRDSIDISTLNRGLYLVKITAVNQSIMVKKLIKD, encoded by the coding sequence ATGAAGAAAATTACTCTTACATTCTTATTATCCATTATTTGCCTAATGGGTTTTGGGCAAACCTTTGATTTTAATGGAACCGACGATGGATGGACAGAAACTGTTGGTTGTGCCATTTCCGCCACATCAACTGCCTTGTCAATAGATTTAACAGGAGATGCTACTAATCCCAATTTTGGCACCTTAACGGCTGGAATTGATGGTAGTGTTAATAAGTTTGTTGGAATTAATGTACTGAACAGTAATCCAAATGGCCCTACCTTCATGAGGGTGTCATACCCAAAATCTACTAGCGGGCGGGTTTATATCAATATGGAAATTACCGCCGGCGATGAAGATTATAAAACCTATTGGTTTGATTTAGCTAATGCCGAATGGGGCGATGCTACAGAAGACGATATAAAAATACATTTTAAAGCAACTGGTAATTCAAACTACACTGTTCCTGCGGAAGGTGTCTCTATTTTATTCAACCAGATTTCATTTGTTGATGCCATACCTAGACAAGAGAAATTGGTTTATGAATTCGATACTGGGGACGATTTTGAAGGTTGGGATAATTTGGTTGATGCCTCTGCCACAGTGCAGGGAGGGTCATTAATAATTTCACCAACAGGTGGTGCTATTGCTAAAGTGACCAATACAGTAAATGCTGTGAATGCTGATGGAAATAATTACATGTACATATTTTATAAAAATTTATCTCCATCCAACAATCAATTAAGAATACAATTTAGGTCCTCAATTGATGGTTACACTGCATATACAGGAACCAACGTGACTATTAACCAGAGCATGTCTGAATTTGAAGCCTTATCAATTAATCTTGAAACCGCCAAACCCACAGAGTGGTCTGGAACTACACAAGACTTTCAAATTGCTATACGCAATACTAATAATGGTGGCAATGTCGCTTCGGCAGATGGTGATTTGGAAATAGATAGAATCGTTTTTAGTAACGATGCAACTCTCTCAAGTAAAGATTTGCAATTGTCTTACATTCAATTTTATCCCAATCCAGCCAAGGAACGCTTATTTATTAAAACAGAAGATGCACTGGAAGCAGTTGATATTTTTGATGTTACAGGAAAAAATGTTCTTACGAGTAACCATTTTAGGGATAGTATCGACATTTCAACATTGAATAGAGGTTTGTATTTGGTAAAAATTACAGCTGTTAACCAAAGCATTATGGTTAAAAAATTAATTAAGGACTAA